TGTTGAGCAGGCCGATGCCCCAGGCGACGGCAAGGCCGATCAGCAAGCCGCCGGCGGCCGCCTGCAGGAAGCTCAGGGAGGCTTCGGCCAGCGAGAAGCCGCCGGTAATGACCGCCGCAACCGCCACACGAAAACAGACCAGTCCGGATGCGTCGTTGAGCAGCGATTCGCCTTCCAGGATGTGCATCAGGCGCGACGGTATCGGGTTGCTGGAGGCGATGGCGGATACGGCCACCGGATCGGTCGGCGACAGGATCGCGGCGAGCGCAAATGCCACGGCCATCGGCACGGCGGGGATCAGCCAGTGGATGAAGAATCCCATGCCGACAACGGTGAACACGACGAGTCCGATCGCCAGCGTCAGGATGGGGTGCAGATCGCGGACGAACGCACCCTTGGGTATGCGCCATCCATCGAGGAACAGCAGCGGCGGGATGAAGAGCAGGAAGAACACATCCGGATTGAGCGGAATGTTCACGTCGAACAGGCCGGACAGGACGATGCCGCCGAGGATCTGGATGAGCGGCAGCGGCAACTTGACAGGCAGCAGCCGCGCGGCGAAACCGCTGGCGACCACCGTCACGAGGAGAATCAGGACGATAGTGATGGTGTGCATGAGACTTGATGGAATGATGCACGGCATGTCGAGCGGACATGCCGCAGATCGTGGTGATCGTGGTTATTGCGAACTTCGCGAATCGACATGAACCTGGCGGTTGCAGTTGGCGCTTGCGCCTGATTGCAGTTGCGTCACTTGCGCGGCGATCTGTTCCGCGACGCGACCAACCGCACGCTGGATGCCCTGAACCAGCGCATCCGTACCCGGGCCGACCGCTTCCGACAAGGGCAACACGCAGGCGGCGCCACGGCCGCCGTCCGAGCGCGCGATGGTCCAGCTGAATGTGGCATCGACACGTGCATCGGGTATGGCATCGAACTGCCGCAACTGCACGGCAATGCGGTATGCCGTTTCCCCCGGCGGACGGCCGCCGTGCGTGACATCCACTGCGTCGCTCCGTGCGGCGATGCCGCTGGCGAGTGCGTCGCGCAATTCGCTGTTGAAGGGCGATGACCAGCGGTCGTCGTCCAGAATATCGATGCGCTCGCTGCCGCGCGCGCTCCCTTGCCGGCGGACCACCAGTTGCGGTCGCACCAGGCGCTCGGGCACGGCCACCGGTGTCAGTTCGATGAAGATCGGTTTGCCCGCGTGGCTTGTCGTCGCCGCAGGCGCAGAGGGCGTGACGGGTTCCGCAGTCGCCAGCGTGTGATAACGGATCGGTGCCGCCGCGCAACCGGCAAGCAGCAGTGCAATGGCAAGCGTGATCCGGCTGCTGTTCATGGATGTCATTGTTTGTCCTTGGCTTTGCCGCGAATCAGGGATTCCGGGTGACGTTCGAGATAATCGGTCAGGATGCGCAGCGACGCCGCCGAGCGCGTCAGTTCCTTCAAGGTCTCGCGCAAGTCTTGTTGCAAGGGCGCTTCGTCCGACAGCGTGCGTTCCGCCGCATTGAGCGTCTTGCGCACATCCTTCATGGCGGCCGTCATTTCCGGCGCGACGTCGTTATTCAGGCTTTTCGTCAAGGTTTCGGCGTTGATCAGCGTGCGATTGAGCGAACCCAGCGTCTTTTGCAGATCCGCGCCGATCTTGTCGAATGGAACCTTGTTGAGCTTGCTCGCGAGGTCGGAGAGCTGCGTCTGGATCTCGTCCAGGCTGTTCGGTACCGTGGGCAGCTCAAGCGGCGTTTTCGTCGTGTCGATGTGCATCTGCGGCGATGCCGGGAAGAAGTCGAACGCCACGTATAACTGTCCCGTCAGCAGGTTGCCGGTGCGCAGTTGCGCCCGCAATCCGCGCTGGACCATGAATTGCAGATACTGTTGCTGGGTGTAGCGCGGCTGCTGCTCTGCATTGAGGTATCGGCGCCGCA
The Noviherbaspirillum cavernae DNA segment above includes these coding regions:
- a CDS encoding PqiC family protein, with the translated sequence MTSMNSSRITLAIALLLAGCAAAPIRYHTLATAEPVTPSAPAATTSHAGKPIFIELTPVAVPERLVRPQLVVRRQGSARGSERIDILDDDRWSSPFNSELRDALASGIAARSDAVDVTHGGRPPGETAYRIAVQLRQFDAIPDARVDATFSWTIARSDGGRGAACVLPLSEAVGPGTDALVQGIQRAVGRVAEQIAAQVTQLQSGASANCNRQVHVDSRSSQ